In a single window of the Necator americanus strain Aroian chromosome X, whole genome shotgun sequence genome:
- a CDS encoding hypothetical protein (NECATOR_CHRX.G22958.T1), translated as MTRGRFQHLAPPWKLEEHKNWFTLLWSRFEGEHQTAFFIVLRSLTSSSWKRPPGGRRKFRTEVVKEDLRILGVDRQFRRDVRFRRMWNSDEWIDSAQESHRRSRMLAEQCSRTAHLGEDTGNRVRR; from the coding sequence atgacacgtggaagatttcaacatcttgcaccgccatggAAACTCGAAGAGCACAAAAACTGGTTtacgcttctttggtcacgtttTGAAGGAGAACATCAGACCGCCTTCTTCATTGTGTTGAGAAGTTTGACGAGTTCAAGCTGGAAAAGGCCACCTGGCGGAAGAAGAAAGTTCCGGAcagaggtggtgaaagaggacctgaggatacttggcgtggataggcagttcaggcgagacgtaaggtttcgcagaatgtggaatagcgacgaatggattgattctgcgCAAGAATCTCACAGAAGATCGAGAATGCTGGCAGAGcaatgttcaaggacggcacacctcggcgaggatacgggtaatcgcgtcaggcgatga
- a CDS encoding hypothetical protein (NECATOR_CHRX.G22959.T1) — MPEPITYKVQLPEGSMESLTTTNRFVTLNCRTLSSELQEAALSRLLRYLCVPFAVVQEACPVISIGNFTIYCGDADERQVSGCAIAVMNDYNNLVEEFGSTSSGCAFLRLRNRTDLEYVLTKNIPLSESSSQPQDTVPQEKPISSSSTENRRGRKKLCRQLEQDRDKEWTSRAKEFEKACEDKDPHKTYALRKQCGVKMKGCSSAINTSNGVAVGEATLPIWRDQFKTLLKRQAPSVPELGHVDRPTYAVNEESPTESEVLVCIQKMKNGKCGGDDGIST; from the exons ATGCCAGAGCCCATAACATATAAGgttcaactgcctgaaggaagcatggaatctttgacaacaaccaatcgtttcgtcacgcttaactgccgaacactatcgagcgAACTCCAAGAAGCCGccctgtctaggcttctgcgatatctctgtgtgccttttgctgtaGTGCAGGAAGCATGCCCTGTCATCAGCATCGGAAATTttaccatatactgcggcgatgctgatgaaaggcaagtaagtggctgcgcaatagctgtgatgaacgattacaacaacctggtggaggaatttggctcaacatcGTCtggatgcgcctttctacgacttcGGAATCGCACGGAC ctcgaatacgttctgacgaagaacatcCCTTTGTCAGAGAGTTCTTCTCAGcctcaagatacggttccacaagagaaaccgataagttcctcttcaaccgaaaatcgacgtggcag aaagaaattgtgTCGTCAACTGGAACAAGATCGCGATAaagagtggacgtcaagagcgaaggagtttgaaaaagcATGCGAGGACAAGGACCCGCACAAAACCTATGCTTTGCGAAAACAGTGTGGCGTCAAGATGAAAGGATGTTCTTCAGCCATCAACACTTCCAAtggagtggctgtcggtgaagcaacccttccaatttggagggatcaaTTCAAGACCTTACTGAAACGGCAAGCGCCGTCAGTTCCTGAACTTGGGCACGTtgatagaccgacatatgcggttaacgaagAATCACcaaccgagtcggaggttttggtctgtatccaaaagatgaaaaatggaaaatgtggtggagacgacgggattagcacATAA
- a CDS encoding hypothetical protein (NECATOR_CHRX.G22960.T1) produces the protein MMQAKKINYDVIGLTETRRRHPLNAVHESGKELFLGTCNSRGVFRAGVLVNTSIAQNMDSFEQLTTRIGRLRMSRRGPTPALPIFVVYAPASSYEEDVQVFYMDLEKFYQKDHAFYNFIIGDFNAKLAQEERLRKFASGPTAYNRMNRGRGSQKFTERNPRTIINWDLFATLAGFREDSAIHNIDEEYGRLGEHLHDCTKKAESFKTAKRRLSLETLELIRQRRAARAAGKQELTSELARLCREAIKGRP, from the coding sequence atgatgcaagccaagaagattaactacgacgtcatcggactgaccgagacgaggcgacgtcaccctctcaacgccgtacaTGAAAGTGGAAAAGAATTGTTTCTAGGAACATGCAACAGTAGGGGAGTTTTTAGAgctggcgtcctcgtcaacacgagtatcgCACAGAACAtggactctttcgaacaacttacgacccgaatcggacgtctgcggatgagtagacgtggtccaacaccagctttgcctatcttcgtcgtttacgctccagcatcgagctacgaagaagatgtccaagttttctatatggatctggagaagttctaccaaaaAGATCATGCCTTTTACAACTttataattggcgatttcaacgccaaattggcccaagaagaacgcctgagaaAATTCGcttcgggacccacggcctacaatcgAATGAACAGGGGAAGAGGCTCTCAGAAGTTCACagagcgaaatcccagaactatcattaactgggatctcttcgctacgctagccggctttcgggaagattccgcaattcacaacatcgacgaggagtATGGCCGGCTCggtgaacaccttcacgactgcacgaagaaggctgagagttttaaaaccgcCAAAAGACGCCTTTCTCtcgaaactcttgagctgatacgccagcgtagagcagcacgagccgcagggaaacaagaactcacgtccgaactcgcaaggctttgcagagaggcgataaaaggaagaccttga
- a CDS encoding hypothetical protein (NECATOR_CHRX.G22961.T1), which translates to MEKIIYNFYSDLFDSHIHLPPHHLREDGHVISEVLASEVRHAIMSVINRTAPGPDRIRPEHLKDLPPVLINTLARLFTRYLSECKVSKQWKTSKAVLLYKMEIHMTSTTIAQSAYSSSSTSSLQNTIDHIHTVSKLIEVSREYKMPLCPTFIDLTKAFDSVETEAVMEALDNQGNFDILQEYIIIDVKRVVRQGDTISPKIFTATLETALRKLEWDDVGVKVDGRQLYHLRFADDIVLITPSISQAKRMPTEFDETCGCIGLQLNLQRMSLGCPIHAQRNEHIRMHQLRLSGLGNKHEEQPAPRAGQEETSGLGSV; encoded by the exons atggagaaaatcatctacaacttctactctgatctcttcgacagccatatccatttgcctcctcaccatctaagggaagacggacatgtcatttcAGAAGTTCTCGcgtccgaagtacgacatgctatcatgtcggtaataAATCGTACAGCACCCGGTcctgacagaataagaccCGAACACTTGAAggaccttccgccagtactcatcaacaccctggcgaggctctttacacgttacctgtcggaatgcaaagtttctaaacagtggaagaccagcaaggctgtgttgctgtataaaatgGAGATCCATATGACATCGACAAccatcgcccaatctgcttactcttcgtcatctacaagctctttacaaaa cacgattgaccacattcacactgtttcgaaactcatcgaggtatcacgcgaatacaagatgccgctctgtcccaccttcatcgacttgacgaaggccttcgactcagttgagacggaagcggtcatggaagccttggacaaccaaggc aatttcgacattctacaagaatatatcatcattgacgtgaagagggtggtccgacagggtgatacaatctcacccaaaatattcaccgCCACCCTCGAGACCGCATTGCGAaaattggaatgggacgacgtgggggtgaaggttgatggtcggcagctataccatttgcgctttgctgatgacatcgtactgataacacctagcatcagccaagcgaaACGAATGCctaccgaattcgacgaaacatgtggatgcatcggtcttcagctgaatctgcaacgGATgagtctcggatgccccattcacgctcaacggaacgaacatatccgaatgcaccagttACGTTTGTCTGGGTTGGGAAATAAACACGAAGAACAACCAGCtccccgagctgggcaagaggagacgagcggcttggggagcgtataa
- a CDS encoding hypothetical protein (NECATOR_CHRX.G22962.T1), producing the protein MKKTRNTRLRAHLFNTTVLLALTYASETWAFRKQEENAVSIIERAIERVMLGVSHFTQVRDGIRSSLLRQRSKTRDAAAFAEESKIRWTGHVMRFNDSRWTRAVNDWVPHDIERTRGRPPTLWSDFFTKSFKVNYDALCVPREKRNHWATLARDRSGRITGARATSSRINGSQGDQGDTMTVGVLSICAKHLLASGIDPVTM; encoded by the coding sequence atgaagaagaccaggaacacccggctccgtgctcacctcttcaacaccaccgtacttcttgctttgacctatgcttcggaaacctgggcatttcgcaagcaggaagaaaacgcggtgagcataattgaacgcgcaattgagagagtgatgctaggggTATCCcacttcacgcaagtgagggacgggattcgaagttctctcctgcGTCAGCGATCAAAGACTAGAGatgccgccgcgtttgccgaggaaagtaaaataaggtggaccGGACACGTTATGCGCTTTAACGATagccgttggaccagagccgtgaacGACTGGGTTCCCCACGATATTGAGCGCACTagaggaagaccgccgaccctatggtcagatttcttcacgaagtccttcaaagtaAATTATGATGCCCTttgtgtcccacgcgaaaagaggaaccactgggcgactctggcacgcgatcggagtggaagaattactggcgcccgcgcGACCAGTTCCaggatcaacgggagtcaaggtgatcaaggtgatacaATGACGGTTGGCGTTTTAAGTATCTGTGCAAAACATCTGCTTGCAAGCGGAATAGATCCTGTGACAATGTGA